GCGCGCGTTCGAGTCGTGGAAGAAATCCTCTCCCATGGACCGCTCGGCCATCCTGCGCAAGGTCGCGACGCTGTCGCGCGAACGCGCCCAGGAAATCGGCCGCAACATGACGCTGGACCAGGGCAAGCCGCTGGCGGAAGCCGTGGGCGAAGTCACCTCCTGCGCCGAACACGCCGACTGGCACGCCGAGGAATGCCGCCGCATCTACGGCCGCGTGGTCCCGCCGCGCAATCCTGACGTGCGCCAGATCGTGGTGCGCGAACCGATCGGCGTCTGCGCTGCCTTCACGCCCTGGAACTTCCCGTACAACCAGGCCATCCGCAAGATCGCCGCCGCCATCGGCGCCGGCTGCACGGTGGTGCTGAAGGGCCCCGAGGACTCGCCCAGCGCCGTCATGGCCATTGCCCGCATGTTCCACGACGCCGGCCTGCCCAAGGGCTGCCTGAACATCGTCTGGGGCGAACCCGCCAAGATCTCCGACTACCTGATCCGCTCGCCCATCGTGCGCAAGGTGTCGTTCACCGGCTCCGTGCCGGTGGGCAAGCAGCTGGCCGCGCTGGCCGGCGCCCACATGAAGCGCGTCACCATGGAACTGGGCGGCCACTCGCCCGTGCTGGTGTTCGACGACGCCGACATCGACCGCGCCGCCACCATGCTGGCCAAGTTCAAGATCCGCAACGCCGGCCAGGTGTGCGTGTCGCCGACCCGCTTCTATGTCCAGAACGGCGCCTACGAGCAGTTCCTCGCGCGCTTCTCGGAAGTGCTGAAGAACATCAAGGTCGGCGACGGCCTGGAAGCCGGCACCGACATGGGTCCGCTGGCGCACGAGCGCCGCGTCCCCGCCATGAGCGCCTTCATCGACGACGCCAAGAAGCACGGCGGCAAGGTGGTGGTCGGCGGCGGCCCGCTGGACCGCAAGGGCTTCTTCTTCGCCCCCACGGTCGTGACCGAAGTGCCCGACAACTCCATGCTGATGACCGAGGAACCCTTCGGCCCGGTCGCGCCGGTGGTCCGCTTCACGGATACCGATGAAGTGCTGCGCCGCGCCAACAGCCTGCCCTTCGGCCTGTCGTCCTACGTGTTCACGAACTCGCTGCAGACGGCCACCAAGGTCTCCAACGGCCTGGAAGCCGGCATGGTCAACATCAACCACTTCGGCAGCGCCCTGGCCGAGACGCCCTTCGGCGGCATCAAGGACAGCGGCATCGGCAGCGAAGGCGGCCTGGAAACGTTCGACGGCTACCTGGTCACGAAATTCATTACGCACATCTGACCTGGCAGTGACAAAAAAGCCCCGCAGGATTTTGCGGGGCTTTTTTTATGCCTCACGCCGGGGGAACCGGGCCGGGCAGTTCGCGGCAAAAGGCCGCTCAGGAACTTGCCCGCAGGTCGCGCGGCGTCATGCCGAAGCGGCGCTTGAACAGGCGGCTGAAATGCGAGGGGTGCGAGAAGCCCACCTGATAGGCCAGTTCGGCAATGCTGCGGTGGCTGTGCTGCGGGTTCAACAACAGTTCGCGGCACTTGTCGAGCCGCTGGTCGAAGATGAAGGATTCCACCGACAGGCCACCCGCACGCGCGATGCGGTGCAGATAGGCCACCGACAAGCCGCAGCCCTGCGCCACCTGCTGCGGCGACAGGGCCGGATCCGCCAGATGCTGGCGGATGTAGGCCAGCGCGCGCTGCCGATGCGCCAGCGTGACGCTGCTGTCCGACTCCGACACCTGCCCCTGGCCTGACTGCACCAGGAACAGCACGATCAGGTCGATCA
The sequence above is drawn from the Achromobacter xylosoxidans genome and encodes:
- a CDS encoding NAD-dependent succinate-semialdehyde dehydrogenase produces the protein MYEQLALYIDGEFVAGEGRRTQDVINPATLEVLGQLPHATEADLDRALAAAQRAFESWKKSSPMDRSAILRKVATLSRERAQEIGRNMTLDQGKPLAEAVGEVTSCAEHADWHAEECRRIYGRVVPPRNPDVRQIVVREPIGVCAAFTPWNFPYNQAIRKIAAAIGAGCTVVLKGPEDSPSAVMAIARMFHDAGLPKGCLNIVWGEPAKISDYLIRSPIVRKVSFTGSVPVGKQLAALAGAHMKRVTMELGGHSPVLVFDDADIDRAATMLAKFKIRNAGQVCVSPTRFYVQNGAYEQFLARFSEVLKNIKVGDGLEAGTDMGPLAHERRVPAMSAFIDDAKKHGGKVVVGGGPLDRKGFFFAPTVVTEVPDNSMLMTEEPFGPVAPVVRFTDTDEVLRRANSLPFGLSSYVFTNSLQTATKVSNGLEAGMVNINHFGSALAETPFGGIKDSGIGSEGGLETFDGYLVTKFITHI